DNA from Gemmatimonas sp.:
CCGAACTCACCGTGGTGGCGCGCGTTCGGTCGGAAACAGCAGGATTGGTTTCAAGCGCCGATCGACGCCCGCACCGAATCGCAGCAACAGGAGCAGCGCGCCACGATGGTGCAGGCGCGACTCATGATCGCCGGTGAGAACGTGATCGTGCATGAGCCGGTGGTGTATCGCTTCGCCGATCCGATCAAGGGCGATCAGCAAGTTCCCGTGTCGGCAGTTCCCGGCATCACGGTGAATCTCAGTAACTCCATGGAGTACATTCGCGCCGGTGTTCCGGTGGAGCGCTACGTGCCGGTGCGCATTCAGTCATCCTACCCGCACGACACCAAAGTGCAGGTCACGCTTGAGCTGCCAGAAGGTCTGAAGGCCGACTCGGTGGAGCGGGTGCGCACGCTGGGTCCTGATGGGGTCACCATTCTCACCTTCCGCGTGCGCGGTATGGTGAAGGAAGGTCGTCTTGAATTGGTGGCGCTGGCGCTTCACGACGGTGCCATGAGCACCAACAGCGTGTACAACATTCAGTACGACCACATCACACCAATGCGCTTGTACGGTGGCAGCGGCATGTACCTGTCGGCCGTAAACGTGAAGCTCCCGCCGCGTGCCCGCGTGGGTTACGTGAAAGGTGTCGGTGATACCGGCCTCGAGGCGCTCGAGCAGCTCGACATCGCGGTGGAGAAAATCGAGCCGTCGATGCTGACCAGCACCGACCTGTCGCGCTTCACGAGCATCGTGGTCGGACCGCGCGCGTACGAAGCGAGCGACGTGCTGGTGCGCAACAACGCGCGTCTGCTCGACTACGCGAACAAGGGCGGCACGCTCGTCGTGCAGTACGGCGCCCAGGATATGAACCGCTTTCCGGGTGTGGTGCCGTATCCGATGCAGTGGGGCCGTCCGGCCGCACGCGTGACGATGGAGCAGGCGCCGGTCACGGTACTGCAGCCCACGAATCCGCTGCTGGTGGGTCCGAATCGTATCGGTGCCGCCGACTGGGCCGACTGGGCGCAGGAGCGCGCGACGTATATGCCCAGCACATTCGACAAGCGCTACACGCCGCTCCTGGCGATGAACGACCCGAATGAACCGGTGCAGCAGGGAGGCTTGCTCGTGGCTCCGCTGGGCAAGGGGCGCTTCGTGTACGTCACGCTGGCGCTGTTCCGGCAGTTGCCGAACGGCGTGCCGGGCGCGGCGCGGATACTGGCCAATCTGATCAATGGACAGCCGACGGTGCAGCCGCCAAAAATGTAGCGATAAGGGCATTCGCCACTCTGAGCGTTTTACTCCCTAGGTAGCAGGAAGGAGGGTATCAGGAGAGAGGAAGCAGGTGAACGGCGCGCAGGTCAACCTGCATCCTCTTTCCTGATACCCTCCTTCCTGCTACCTAGGGTGTTTGCAGTTTCGTCGTCGGCCCGAAACTCAGCACTGACCCCACCACCACCACCACCACCGCCCCGATCACGTTGTGCCACAGAAAGCTCACACTGGGCACACCGAATGACACCGCGGCTACGGCACCCATGCCGCTGAGCAGACCGACGAATGCACCGAACGCGCGCGTGCGCGGAATCATGGCCAGAATGAACACGCCCAGAATCGAGCCGTAGAAGAACGAGCCGAAACGGTTCACGACTTCGATCAGTGAGCCGAGGTTGGCGGCGTACACCGCCACCACGCAGGCGAACACGCCCCACAGCGCCGTGGCGGCCTTGGAGACGAACAGGAAGTGTGCGTCGCTGCCTTCCTTCCGGAACCAACGCTGGTAAAAGTCCACTACGCTCGCCGTAGAGAGCGAATTCAGCTCGGCGGCAATGCTCGACATGGCGGCCGCCAGCACGGCGGCGAGGAAGATGCCGGCGAAGCCCAGCGGCAGATGGTCGAGCACGAAGCGCGGAATGATGTAGTTCACGTCGCGCGACGCTTCACCGGTCACTCGGCCGGCGGCGGCCAGCGCGTCCTTGCGCACCACGTTCACCGAAGAGTCGGCGCTGCGGAAGGCGAGCAGCGCACCGGTGGTGGCCGCCTCCGCGCCATTGTCGATATCGGTTGACGCTTCGCGCGCGGCGGCCGCACGCTGGGTGATCGCGGTCGTGTAGCGCGCCTCGAGGGCGGCGAACGTGGCCGGCTCTTTCTGTTGCACCTGCGCGCTGTGCTGCGGATTGAACAGCATCGGCGGTGGCGTGAACGTGTAGAACAGGAACACGAGCACACCGATGAACAGGATTAGCGCCTGCAGCGGAATCTTCCAGTAAGCGCTCATCAGCAGCGAGCTGCGGGCCTGATCGACCGACTTGGCCGCCAGATAGCGCTGCACCTGACTCTGGTCGGTGCCGAAGTACGACAGCATGAGGAACGTGCCGCCGAGGATGCCCGACCAGAAGGTGTACGTCTCCGACAGGTTGAACGAGAAATCGAATACGCGCAGTCGACCGGTAGCGCCGGCGATCTCGAGCGCGTTGTCGAGTGGAACGGGCATGCGCATGATGAGCACGACGACGATCGCGATCAGGGCACCTACGATCACGAACATCTGCTTCACGTCGGCCCAGGTCACCGCCTGCACGCCGCCGAGTACGGTATAGATAACCGTGGGAATGCCAATCAAGGCCACGCACCAGGTGATGTCCCAGCCGAAAATGGCCGACAGCACCACGCTGGGGGCGGCGATGATGGTGCCGCAGGACATGCCGCGCGAGAGCAGGAAGAGGAAGCTCGTCAGCGAGCGCGTCTTGGCGTCGAAGCGCTTCTCGAGGAACTCATACGCCGTGTAGACCTTGGCGCCGTGGAGGAACGGTACGATCGTGACCCCGAGGATCACCATCGCGATCGGCAGCCCGAAGTAGAACTGCACGAAGCGCAGGCCATCGGTGGCGCCCTGGCCGGTGGTCCCGATCAGGGTGACGGCCGAGAGCTGCGTAGCCATGACCGAGAGTCCGACCGCCCACCACGGCAGACTGCGGTTGGCCAGAAAGTAGCCTTCGATGTTCGTGGTGCCGCGCGTTCGCCGCAGGCCGTCGAAGACCACGACCACGAGATACACCGCCACGATGGCCCAATTGATCCAATGCATGAGGGCCTAGAGCGGCAGCAGGGTGTATCGCGACTGCAGCAGCCACAGCAGCGCCAGGGTGACGGCCTGAATGAGCAGGACCCGCCAGAGTGTGGTGCGAAACGGGGTAGACATGGAACCCAAGCTACTGGCCGAACGGGGATCACGCTGCCCGGCCGCCCGGGAAACCGTGCGGTTCGTTTGACGGGTGGGACCAGTCGTCGCTACTCTTGTCAGAGCAGGATGCTCGGGAATCCAGAGTGTGAGTGTACCCCGATACGCGACAACGACGTCGTGCGTGGGTCGCGGCGACATGCGAGCGGCGAGAGAATGGCTGACCCGAGTCTGATTGACCAGGCGAGATCCCCCGTAGGCACCGCGCCCGATCCGGTGCGGGCCACGGCATTGCTGGAGGCCTTGCCGGCGGCGGCGGCGCTGTTCCGGCGTACGGGGATGCTGTACGCGGTCAACACACTTGGGCGTGAGTGGTTCGTGGTCGACAACCGCGCGCCGCTGGCCTCGCAATCATGGAGTGTCGTACTGCTGCCACTCGGGTCGTCCGGTTCCGCGCTGCTGGAGCGCGTTGCTTCGGGTGAGTCGCCCACTACGCAGCAGGTGCCACTCGGTCGCGACGGTCGGGTCGCCGATCTGCGCGCCGTGGCGTTCGACGACGAGTTGTTGCTGCTCACGGCGACGGTTACGGCGGCGGGCGACGAGCAACGCACGATGTCGGCGCGGGTGGATCGGGAGCTGTCGGCGCTGATGATGCTTACGCCGTCCTCGGTACGGATCACCGACGTGGCGGGGCGCATTGTGCAATCGAACGGTGCGGCGGATCTCGAGCATGCCGCGCATAGTCCCGCCACCGTGCGCGAGCTGTGGGAGCTCGATGCGCCGCACGACGTCGCGAACAATCGTCCGCTGTCCTTTCTCGATGCACCAGCCATGCGCGCGCTGGCGGGCAACCTGGTGCGGCAACAGCGGCTCGAAGTGCGTCGGTTGGGCGCGCAGCGGGTGATCGAGTCGAGTGCGGCCCCCATCCGAAATGGGCAGCTCGAGGTGACGGGCGTGGTCCTGCTCGATCGTGACGTCACCGAGCACGATCGGCTCGAGCGCCAGTTGCATGAGCGTCAGGGACGTGAAGCGGAACTGCAGCACCAAGTCACGCACGAGCGTGAGCATCTCGAACGATTGGTCGAGGAGCGGTCGCGGGCGCTGATCGCGTCGCAGGAAGATCGCCTGCGCGATCGTCGTCTCACGGCAGTCGGGCAGTTGGCGGCCGGCGTCATGCACGATGTGAACAACGCCCTCAATCCGATCATGGCGGCGGCGTATTTGCTGCGCCACTACGCCGAGTCGCCCGATGCTGTGCGCGACTACGCCGATCGCATTCAGAAGGCGGCCGAGATCGGGGCCGCGACCGCGTCGCGTGTTGGGCGCTTCATTCGTCAGGAGCCGGTACACGCCGGTGGCGACGAGGCGCTCGACCTCTCGGCCATGGTCGAGGAAGTGCTCGATCTGACGCAACCAATGCGTCTGCGTCGGTCCAGTGACGCCGGTGAAGTCGTGATCGTGCGACAGTGTGCGCCCACGGTCAGCACGCGTGGGCTTCCTGGCGAAATCCGTGAAGCGCTGCTCAATCTCGTGCAGAACGCGGTCGACGCGATGCCGACTGGCGGGACGCTGACCGTGCGCACGTTTGAAGAGGGGGCGGATGCCTGTCTCGCGATCCGCGACACGGGAGTCGGCATGAGCGCCGATGTGCGCGAACGGGCCTTCGAGCCGTTCTTTACCACCAAAGGCGCGAAAGGCTCAGGACTGGGGTTGGCAGAGGTGTACGGCATCGCCCGCCGACATCGGGGCACGGCGACCATTTCGTCGGTGCCGGGGCGCGGCACCGAAGTGACCCTGCGACTGCCGCGCGCCGTGGGCATCGAGACGGCCGATGCGATCCCGGACGCCGCGTTATTGCCGGTCATTCCGCACCATATCCTCGTAGTCGAAGACCACGACGACGGTCGTGAGTTCCTGCGGCGCATCCTCATGGCCGACGGGCATCATGTGGATGCCGTAGCAACTTGTGCCGAAGCGCGAGAAAAACTCGCGTCCGGCGCTGAAATCCCGTACGATCTCATGCTGACGGATGTCGGACTGCCCGACGGGAGCGGTTGGGACCTTGTGCGGTATGCGCGTCGCAAGGTGCCCGACGTCCGCGTCGGGGTCATTACCGGCTGGGAACCCATTGCTGATACCGGCGAGTCGCATGGCGCGGAATTCATTCTCCGCAAACCGTTGCGCGCGGCCGAATTGCAGGCTCACATTGCGGGACGCTCTGCTCCCGCTTCTACAACCGAGTAAGAATATGTCGGAACTGCCGTCGACCATTCGCGTGCTGGTGGCCGAAGACAACGCCCTCGAGCGGTCTACCCTCGTCGACCTCCTCGGCGCGCTTGGCCACATGGTGGTCGCTGAAGTCGAAAGCGGAACGGAGGCGATCGAGAAGGCGCAGCAGTTCACGCCTGATGCGGTGTTGCTCGACATGCACATGCCGGGCGCCAGCGGCGTGCAGGCGGCCGAAGAAATTGCGGCAGCCTTGCCCGGTACGGCGGTGGTGCTCATCACGGGCGATCTGTCGCTCACGCTCAGCACGGCTGACGTGTTGCGCAGCACGGCCGTGGCGTTGTTGCCCAAGCCGACGCCGCCGACCACGCTCGACGCCACGCTGCGCATGGCCGTGACGCGCGCCCGCGAGCTGCTCGCCGCCCGCCGGGAAGCCGCCGAGGCCAAGGAACAGCTCGAGAACCGCAAGCTCATCGAACGCGCCAAGGGCATTCTCATGCGTCGCACCGGCAGCAGCGAACAGGAAGCCTACCGCATCATGCAGCGCTCGAGCCAGGATCGCAGCGTGCGCATGGTCGATATCGCGCGCGCTGTCATCGAGAGCGAACCTGGCATGAAGGTGTAGTCAGGAGATTGGCTTGCCTGCATTGGGGCCAGCCACCTGCTTCACCAGTTCGTACAGGAAATCGAGTCCGTCGTAGAAGCTTTTCACACGCAACTTCTCGTCGCGCCCATGCGCGTTGGTCTCGCCGGGCGACGAGAAGATGCCGCTGACGCCGTAGGTGGGAATTCCCACGGCGCGCAGCCGATAACCGTCCGTGGCCCCGGTGCTCATGGTGGGAATCACGGGCACACCGCCGAACATCTTGTTCGTGAGTTGCGTGGTGGCTTGCAGCAAGGTGGCGTTGATCGCGCCCGGCGCGCCGTCTTTGCGATCCTCACGCGAGCCGGTGACTTTCACCGTCGCGTCACCGATCACCTGCTCGAGCGCGGCCTTCACCTGCGACCCCGTGCTCGTGGGCGCGATGCGGCAATTCACATTCGCGGTGGCCGTTTGGGGGAGCGCGTTGTTGGCGTGTCCGGCAGAGAGGCGCGTGGCCACGCAGGTGGTGCGCAGCATCGAGGCGTAGCGCGGATCGGTGGAGATAATGCGGGCTGCGGACGTATCAGCGGGATTAGCCACCAGCGCCTTCATCGCGACCGCCAGCGACGGCATTTCCACCTTGGCCGTCTGCTCGAAGAACGGGCGCGTGATGTCGTTCAGTTCAACCGGGAACGTGTACTTCTCGATGCGGGCCAACGCGTTCGCCAGTGAGTAGATCGCATTGTCCTTGCGCGGCACGCTCGAGTGGCCGCCGGTGTTGAGCACCGTCAGCGTGAAGTCGTTGTACACCTTCTCGGCCGCCTGAATGGAATGAAACAGCGGCTTGTCGTTCTGCAGCGTGCCGCCGCCCCCTTCGTTGATCGCATACTCGGCGTCGATGAGCTCGCGATGATTGGCGATCAGCCAGCTCACCCCGTTGTCGCCACCACCTTCTTCGTCGGCGGTGAGCGCGAGAATGAGATCGCGCTCGGGCACCCAGCCCTCTTTCTTGTAGCGCAGCACGTTGGCGGTGAGAATGGCCGCCATTGACTTGTCGTCGGCCACGCCGCGTCCAAGGAAGTAGCCGTCCAGTTCGGTCATGGTGAACGGGTCGCGCGGCCAGTCGCTGCGGATCGCGGCCACCACGTCGAGGTGGGCGAGCAGCAGGATCGGCTTGCCGCGCCCTTTTCCGCGGTAGCGCACGATCAGATTCTGCTTCGCCGGGGCGCTGACTGGGCCCACCAGGCGAATATCAGCGGCCGGGAAGCCCGCAGCCTTGAAGCGCGCCGCGACGGCCTGCGCGGCCTTCGTAACCGATCCCACGGAGTCGACGGTGTTGATCTCGACCATCTCTTTGTAGATCGCGCGCGCATCCTGCTGCGCCGGCGTGAGCGTGGTCGGGGCGCCGGGTGCCTTCTGGAGGATCTGGGCGGACAGTGCGAGCGGGCTCGTGACAGCGACGGCGAGGGCGACGGCCAGAGCGGGACGGCGGAGCAGGGACATGGTCAGGAAGGCTCCAACGGCGAAACGTGAGGGACGGAGCGCACCGCAGTGGCACGGACCGGTCTCTGGAAAGCTAAAGCGATTTCGTGGCGGCGGCGCTCAGCCAACGGCGTTCAACAGGACCGCAGTCGGCCGCGTAAGTTGCAACGACCGTTGGTCCGTACCGGACACGCCCAGGGCACGCCTGTGGGCGGTCCGTGTCTCCTCCCGCCCCGCTCATGATCTGCTCATGACACGCTCTCGCCGCGATTTTCTCAAGGCCAGCGCCGCCGTGGCTGCCGGTGGTCTGGTCGCTACGCGATCGGCCTCCGCGCTGTCTCCGTCCGGCTCGCTGATCGCCGCCCCCGGCCTCATTTCGTCCGACCTGCCGTCGGTCGATGACCCGGCCATCAAGGCCCTCATGCAGGCCGCGCTCGACGTCGCCAAGTCCGGCGGCGCCTCGTACGCCGACGTCCGCGTCGCCGCCCGCCGTCAGCAGAACGTGAACACGCGTGATCGCATCGTGCAGGGGGTGAGCGACACCGACACCTTCGGACTCGGCGTGCGCACGCTCGTGGATGGCGCGTGGGGCTTTGCCGCCACCAGCCGTCTCGACAAGGACTCGGTGGCCACCGCCACCCGCGCCGCGCTCGAACAGGCCCGCGCCAACCGCGCCAGCCAGCTGCGTCCGGTGCAGCTCGCCCCGACGCCCGGCAATCAGGTGGGCGAGTGGAAGAGCCCCATCGAAACCGACCCGTTCACCGTCGCGATCACCGACAAGGTGGCGCTGCTGTTGGCCGTCAACGAATCGGCGCTCAAGGTGAAGGGCATCCGGAACGTCACCTCGAGCATGTTCTTTCTGCGCGAAGAGAAGTCGCTCATGACGAGCGACGGCTCCTTCCTGGTGCAGACGATTTATCGGACGTCGCCGAGCATGTCGATCACGGCGGTGTCGGCCGATTTCTCCGATTTCCAGACGGTGCAGAGCAGCGAAATCGCACCGATGGGATTGGGCTACGAGTGGGTGATCAACTCGAAGATGGCTGAACGCGCGCCCAAGTGGGCCGAGCTGGCGGTGCAGAAGTTGAGCGCCAAGCCGGTGGAGCCGGGTCGCTACGACCTGCTGCTGCACCCGTCGAACCTGTGGCTCACGGTGCACGAAGTGATCGCGCACCCCACCGAACTCGATCGCGCGCTTGGCTTCGAAGCCAACTACGCCGGTACGAGCTTCATTGCACCGCCAGCGCAGGTCCTCGGCAAGCTGCGCATCGGATCCGACCTGTTGAACGTGGTTGGCGATCGCGAGCAGAAGGGATCGCTCGGCGCCATCGGCTGGGACGATGAAGCGGTGAAGCCGGTGAAATTCGACATCATCAAGAACGGCGTGTTCGTGGACTATCAAACCACGCGCGAGCAGGCCACGATGATGACCGATTATTACAAGAGCGTGGGTAAGCCGGTGCGTTCGTACGGTTGTTCGTACGCGCAGAGCTGGGCCGATGTGCAGTTCCAGCGCATGCCGAACGTGAGCATGGTGCCGGGCAACACCGACAACACGTTCGAGAGCATGATCGGCTCGATGGACAAGGGCATCGCCATCGTGGGCGACGGCTCGTTCTCGATCGACCAGCAGCGCTACAACGGACAGTTTGCTGGCCAGATCTTCTACGAAGTGAAGGGTGGCAAGATCGTGGGGCAGCTCAAGGATGTGGCGTATCAGTTCCGCACGCCCGACTTCTGGAAGTCGCTGAAAGCCATTGGCGGCCAGAAGAGCTATGAACTGGGCGGCGCCTTCGGCGATGCCAAGGGACAGCCGGGCCAGTCGAACTCCGTGAGTCACGGCTGCGTACCGTCACTCTTCCAGCAGACCAACATCATCAACACCGGGAGGAGAGCGTGAGCGAATTCGGCCCCCGTTCTCTCTATACGCCGGCGTACGCGCCCGCGGGCATTCTGACGCGTGCCGAGGCGCAGGAGATCGCGCAGCGCGCGCTGCGTAACTCGCCGGCGGAAGAGACACGCGTTTCGATCAATAGTGCGGCCCGCGCGGATACGCGCTTCGCATTGAATCAGGTCACCACGTCAGGCGAGAATCAGGATACGCAGGTCACCATCACGGCGTATTCCGGCAACCGTGCGGCCAGCGTGAACACCAACCGTCTCGACGAAGCCTCGCTCGCCGCCGCGGCGAAGCAGGCATATGAAATCGCCAAGCTGGTGCCGCCC
Protein-coding regions in this window:
- a CDS encoding sodium:solute symporter, with amino-acid sequence MHWINWAIVAVYLVVVVFDGLRRTRGTTNIEGYFLANRSLPWWAVGLSVMATQLSAVTLIGTTGQGATDGLRFVQFYFGLPIAMVILGVTIVPFLHGAKVYTAYEFLEKRFDAKTRSLTSFLFLLSRGMSCGTIIAAPSVVLSAIFGWDITWCVALIGIPTVIYTVLGGVQAVTWADVKQMFVIVGALIAIVVVLIMRMPVPLDNALEIAGATGRLRVFDFSFNLSETYTFWSGILGGTFLMLSYFGTDQSQVQRYLAAKSVDQARSSLLMSAYWKIPLQALILFIGVLVFLFYTFTPPPMLFNPQHSAQVQQKEPATFAALEARYTTAITQRAAAAREASTDIDNGAEAATTGALLAFRSADSSVNVVRKDALAAAGRVTGEASRDVNYIIPRFVLDHLPLGFAGIFLAAVLAAAMSSIAAELNSLSTASVVDFYQRWFRKEGSDAHFLFVSKAATALWGVFACVVAVYAANLGSLIEVVNRFGSFFYGSILGVFILAMIPRTRAFGAFVGLLSGMGAVAAVSFGVPSVSFLWHNVIGAVVVVVVGSVLSFGPTTKLQTP
- a CDS encoding ATP-binding protein, which gives rise to MADPSLIDQARSPVGTAPDPVRATALLEALPAAAALFRRTGMLYAVNTLGREWFVVDNRAPLASQSWSVVLLPLGSSGSALLERVASGESPTTQQVPLGRDGRVADLRAVAFDDELLLLTATVTAAGDEQRTMSARVDRELSALMMLTPSSVRITDVAGRIVQSNGAADLEHAAHSPATVRELWELDAPHDVANNRPLSFLDAPAMRALAGNLVRQQRLEVRRLGAQRVIESSAAPIRNGQLEVTGVVLLDRDVTEHDRLERQLHERQGREAELQHQVTHEREHLERLVEERSRALIASQEDRLRDRRLTAVGQLAAGVMHDVNNALNPIMAAAYLLRHYAESPDAVRDYADRIQKAAEIGAATASRVGRFIRQEPVHAGGDEALDLSAMVEEVLDLTQPMRLRRSSDAGEVVIVRQCAPTVSTRGLPGEIREALLNLVQNAVDAMPTGGTLTVRTFEEGADACLAIRDTGVGMSADVRERAFEPFFTTKGAKGSGLGLAEVYGIARRHRGTATISSVPGRGTEVTLRLPRAVGIETADAIPDAALLPVIPHHILVVEDHDDGREFLRRILMADGHHVDAVATCAEAREKLASGAEIPYDLMLTDVGLPDGSGWDLVRYARRKVPDVRVGVITGWEPIADTGESHGAEFILRKPLRAAELQAHIAGRSAPASTTE
- a CDS encoding ANTAR domain-containing protein, translating into MSELPSTIRVLVAEDNALERSTLVDLLGALGHMVVAEVESGTEAIEKAQQFTPDAVLLDMHMPGASGVQAAEEIAAALPGTAVVLITGDLSLTLSTADVLRSTAVALLPKPTPPTTLDATLRMAVTRARELLAARREAAEAKEQLENRKLIERAKGILMRRTGSSEQEAYRIMQRSSQDRSVRMVDIARAVIESEPGMKV
- a CDS encoding M20/M25/M40 family metallo-hydrolase, which gives rise to MSLLRRPALAVALAVAVTSPLALSAQILQKAPGAPTTLTPAQQDARAIYKEMVEINTVDSVGSVTKAAQAVAARFKAAGFPAADIRLVGPVSAPAKQNLIVRYRGKGRGKPILLLAHLDVVAAIRSDWPRDPFTMTELDGYFLGRGVADDKSMAAILTANVLRYKKEGWVPERDLILALTADEEGGGDNGVSWLIANHRELIDAEYAINEGGGGTLQNDKPLFHSIQAAEKVYNDFTLTVLNTGGHSSVPRKDNAIYSLANALARIEKYTFPVELNDITRPFFEQTAKVEMPSLAVAMKALVANPADTSAARIISTDPRYASMLRTTCVATRLSAGHANNALPQTATANVNCRIAPTSTGSQVKAALEQVIGDATVKVTGSREDRKDGAPGAINATLLQATTQLTNKMFGGVPVIPTMSTGATDGYRLRAVGIPTYGVSGIFSSPGETNAHGRDEKLRVKSFYDGLDFLYELVKQVAGPNAGKPIS
- a CDS encoding TldD/PmbA family protein — translated: MTRSRRDFLKASAAVAAGGLVATRSASALSPSGSLIAAPGLISSDLPSVDDPAIKALMQAALDVAKSGGASYADVRVAARRQQNVNTRDRIVQGVSDTDTFGLGVRTLVDGAWGFAATSRLDKDSVATATRAALEQARANRASQLRPVQLAPTPGNQVGEWKSPIETDPFTVAITDKVALLLAVNESALKVKGIRNVTSSMFFLREEKSLMTSDGSFLVQTIYRTSPSMSITAVSADFSDFQTVQSSEIAPMGLGYEWVINSKMAERAPKWAELAVQKLSAKPVEPGRYDLLLHPSNLWLTVHEVIAHPTELDRALGFEANYAGTSFIAPPAQVLGKLRIGSDLLNVVGDREQKGSLGAIGWDDEAVKPVKFDIIKNGVFVDYQTTREQATMMTDYYKSVGKPVRSYGCSYAQSWADVQFQRMPNVSMVPGNTDNTFESMIGSMDKGIAIVGDGSFSIDQQRYNGQFAGQIFYEVKGGKIVGQLKDVAYQFRTPDFWKSLKAIGGQKSYELGGAFGDAKGQPGQSNSVSHGCVPSLFQQTNIINTGRRA